One genomic segment of Rivularia sp. PCC 7116 includes these proteins:
- a CDS encoding ABC transporter permease, translating into MKAIDKKLLRDILHWRGQIIAIVLVVACGIASFVSMLSAYESLQLSQATYYNNYRFADVFVQLKRAPETLARKIEDIPGVAQIQTRVVVDVTLDVPELTEPATGRLVSIPERRSPTADGNAASPMLNDLYIRQGRYIEPGRNNEVLVSEAFAKANNLKLGDKLGAVINARWQELQIVGIALSPEYVYAIRGTGDIFPNDQLFGILWMGREALGTAFNMDGAFNDVALTLSKRANSQEVIFRLDKLLEQYGGFGAYGKEDQISNRFLSEEITQLQGTATFVPTIFLGIAAFLLHMLLSRLVNTQREQIAVLKAFGYNNLNIGFHYLKFVLVIVFCGAFLGTALGLWFGVAVTENYTNFFNFPLLRYKASIGLVSGAILISGGSGIFGAFVSVKQAVSLPPAEAMRPEPPARFKATIVEKLGLQKLLSPGTRIILRNIERKPFQALFSTLGIALAIAILVVGRYFSDVMVYMVDVQFRNVQREDVTIVFNEPRPARVKYEVEHLPGVIYAEPFRSVPARLRFEHRTYRSAVTGIAPQAELRRLVNSNLNTVSLPSNGVVLTTQLAKILGVKVGDLLTVEVLESARPIRKVEVVGQVDELLGMSAYMDIGALNRLMQEGGSISGAYLMVDESYINRLYALLKQTPAVAGVSIRKTAIEKFQETIAGSLSIFTTVLVIFASIIAFGVVYNAARIALSERSRELATLRIIGFTQDEIAFILLGEQAVIILLAIPMGFMLGFGLCALMSSAYQSELYRLPLVVTNASYGFAFIVILVTAIISGLIVRRQLKSLDLIAVLKTKE; encoded by the coding sequence ATGAAAGCAATCGACAAAAAACTATTACGAGATATCTTACACTGGCGCGGTCAAATCATCGCCATTGTGTTGGTTGTTGCTTGTGGAATCGCTAGCTTTGTCAGTATGTTGAGTGCTTATGAATCGTTACAGCTTTCTCAAGCTACTTACTATAATAACTACCGTTTTGCTGATGTTTTTGTGCAGTTAAAACGCGCACCAGAAACCCTCGCCAGAAAGATTGAAGATATTCCGGGGGTTGCACAAATACAAACAAGGGTTGTGGTTGATGTAACCCTTGATGTTCCCGAACTCACAGAACCGGCTACCGGGAGATTGGTGTCGATTCCAGAACGGCGATCGCCTACGGCGGATGGTAACGCAGCTTCGCCAATGTTAAATGACTTATATATTCGTCAAGGACGCTACATCGAACCAGGTAGAAATAATGAGGTTTTAGTCAGCGAAGCTTTTGCCAAAGCAAATAATCTCAAATTAGGGGATAAACTCGGTGCGGTAATCAACGCACGCTGGCAGGAATTACAAATTGTCGGGATAGCGCTTTCACCAGAATACGTTTATGCAATTCGCGGTACGGGGGATATTTTTCCAAATGACCAACTTTTCGGCATTCTGTGGATGGGAAGGGAAGCTTTGGGAACGGCTTTTAATATGGATGGGGCATTTAATGATGTCGCATTAACTTTAAGTAAAAGAGCTAATTCCCAAGAGGTTATTTTTCGACTCGATAAGCTTTTGGAACAATATGGTGGTTTTGGCGCTTACGGTAAAGAAGACCAAATTTCCAACCGTTTTTTATCGGAAGAAATTACTCAGCTTCAGGGAACTGCAACTTTTGTGCCCACAATTTTTCTAGGTATCGCGGCATTTTTGCTGCATATGCTGCTTTCTCGTTTAGTTAATACCCAGCGCGAACAAATTGCGGTACTCAAAGCTTTTGGTTATAACAATCTCAATATTGGTTTTCACTATCTCAAATTTGTCTTAGTTATCGTATTTTGCGGTGCATTTCTCGGTACGGCTTTGGGTTTGTGGTTTGGTGTGGCTGTAACTGAGAATTACACTAATTTTTTCAACTTTCCTTTGTTACGCTACAAAGCAAGCATAGGTTTGGTGTCGGGAGCAATTTTAATTAGCGGTGGCTCGGGTATATTTGGTGCTTTTGTCTCAGTCAAGCAAGCCGTTTCGCTACCGCCAGCAGAAGCGATGCGTCCCGAACCACCAGCCCGATTTAAAGCTACGATTGTAGAAAAATTAGGACTGCAAAAGTTACTTTCTCCCGGTACTAGGATAATTTTACGCAATATCGAACGCAAACCTTTCCAAGCTTTATTTTCAACTTTAGGAATAGCCTTAGCCATTGCCATTTTAGTCGTCGGTCGTTATTTTAGCGATGTCATGGTATATATGGTTGACGTACAGTTCCGCAACGTCCAGCGCGAGGATGTCACCATCGTATTTAACGAACCGCGTCCGGCGCGGGTAAAGTATGAAGTCGAACATCTCCCCGGTGTTATCTACGCCGAACCATTCCGCAGCGTACCAGCCAGACTGCGTTTTGAGCATCGCACCTACCGCAGCGCTGTGACGGGAATTGCACCCCAAGCCGAGTTACGCCGTTTAGTTAATAGCAATCTCAATACCGTATCTTTACCATCAAATGGAGTTGTATTGACAACACAACTAGCAAAAATCTTAGGTGTAAAAGTAGGCGATTTATTAACTGTAGAAGTATTAGAATCAGCCAGACCGATTCGCAAAGTAGAAGTTGTAGGACAAGTTGACGAATTATTAGGCATGTCTGCATATATGGATATTGGAGCGCTAAATCGATTAATGCAGGAAGGGGGAAGTATTTCGGGAGCATATTTGATGGTTGACGAAAGCTATATCAATCGTCTCTATGCTTTACTCAAACAAACCCCCGCAGTAGCTGGTGTCTCTATCCGCAAAACTGCAATTGAAAAATTTCAGGAAACTATTGCTGGAAGCTTGAGCATTTTTACGACTGTATTAGTGATATTTGCAAGTATTATTGCTTTTGGAGTCGTTTATAATGCTGCCCGAATTGCCCTTTCCGAACGCAGTCGGGAACTAGCAACGCTAAGAATTATCGGATTTACTCAAGATGAAATAGCTTTTATTTTGTTGGGAGAACAAGCTGTAATTATTTTATTAGCAATTCCGATGGGATTTATGTTGGGTTTTGGTTTGTGTGCTTTGATGTCTAGTGCTTATCAATCAGAACTTTACCGGCTTCCTTTGGTTGTTACTAATGCCAGCTATGGGTTTGCATTTATTGTGATTTTGGTGACTGCGATTATTTCCGGGTTGATAGTTCGCCGTCAGTTAAAGAGTTTGGATTTGATTGCAGTTTTGAAAACGAAGGAATAG
- a CDS encoding polymer-forming cytoskeletal protein, whose product MNYLRKSWLNLVLISILSAILFAPIFSTIAFAQADIDINNDNIIRLGGDVRVIKNTVIDNAHAIGGDVTIEEGARVRQTAIAIDGDVILQKNARVDGDAYAVAGEVITEEGATIAGSSGTLSGWGVYGTKRRGINSFLVRYFFGSAFHILKIAIGAICGVLIIKWRPNFLHSIAATVNQYPLQSGLWGLCGLFAIIVSIILLTLTLIGIPLLPLVGLMTYVAVIIGTLGVAEWLGEKTLKNREKTPVQQFILGMLILGLIGLIPLLGGLMMSVANIFGFGALLFLLLDNSRDTRVLGN is encoded by the coding sequence ATGAATTACTTAAGAAAAAGCTGGTTAAATTTAGTATTAATATCAATCTTAAGCGCTATTCTATTTGCACCAATTTTTTCGACAATAGCTTTTGCACAAGCTGATATTGATATTAATAACGATAATATTATTCGTTTAGGCGGTGATGTCAGAGTTATTAAGAATACAGTTATCGATAATGCTCATGCTATCGGGGGAGATGTAACGATTGAAGAAGGTGCCAGAGTCAGACAAACAGCGATCGCTATTGATGGGGATGTAATTTTACAAAAAAATGCCCGCGTTGATGGTGATGCTTATGCAGTCGCAGGTGAAGTTATAACTGAAGAAGGGGCTACTATTGCTGGTTCTTCTGGTACGCTGAGTGGATGGGGAGTATACGGTACAAAAAGAAGAGGAATTAATAGCTTTTTAGTTCGCTATTTCTTTGGTAGTGCTTTTCATATTTTGAAAATTGCCATAGGCGCGATTTGTGGTGTTTTAATTATTAAATGGCGACCCAATTTTTTACACTCCATAGCAGCTACTGTTAATCAATATCCCTTACAAAGTGGGTTGTGGGGTTTATGTGGTTTGTTTGCCATAATTGTATCAATAATTTTGCTAACACTGACATTAATTGGAATTCCGTTATTACCCTTAGTTGGTTTGATGACTTATGTTGCAGTCATAATCGGAACTCTAGGTGTAGCTGAATGGCTGGGAGAAAAAACGTTGAAAAATAGAGAAAAAACCCCAGTACAGCAATTTATTTTAGGAATGCTGATTTTAGGTTTAATCGGTTTAATTCCGTTGTTAGGTGGATTAATGATGTCGGTAGCGAATATTTTCGGTTTTGGTGCATTATTGTTTTTGCTATTAGATAATAGTCGCGATACAAGAGTGCTGGGTAATTGA
- a CDS encoding ABC transporter ATP-binding protein, which translates to MIANAPAKAIFQIQEITKVYRMGEVEVKALNSVNLNLYEGELVVLLGPSGSGKSTLLNIIGGLDIPSNGHVFFHQRDLTHANDTILTRFRRECVGFIFQFYNLIPSLTARENVALVTEIASNPMRPEQALELVGLEERLNHFPSQMSGGEQQRVAIARAIAKRPEVLLCDEPTGALDFQTGKLVLSALERVNRELGTTTAVITHNAGIAAMADRVITMRSGEITSIHCNEVKLEPEELEW; encoded by the coding sequence ATGATTGCAAATGCTCCAGCAAAAGCCATTTTTCAAATCCAGGAAATTACTAAAGTTTACCGTATGGGTGAGGTGGAAGTAAAAGCGCTAAACTCGGTTAACCTAAATCTGTATGAAGGGGAATTAGTAGTTTTATTAGGTCCTTCGGGAAGCGGTAAGTCAACTTTACTTAATATTATCGGTGGCTTAGATATACCTTCAAACGGTCATGTTTTCTTTCATCAACGAGATTTAACTCACGCGAACGATACAATACTGACTCGCTTTCGTCGCGAATGCGTTGGCTTTATTTTTCAATTTTACAATCTTATACCCAGTCTTACGGCACGGGAGAATGTTGCCCTTGTTACCGAAATTGCCTCAAATCCCATGCGTCCAGAACAAGCATTAGAATTAGTCGGTTTAGAAGAAAGATTAAATCATTTCCCCTCACAGATGTCCGGAGGAGAACAACAAAGAGTGGCGATCGCCCGCGCTATAGCCAAACGTCCGGAAGTACTGCTATGCGACGAACCAACTGGGGCGCTTGACTTTCAGACGGGCAAGTTAGTCTTATCAGCCCTCGAAAGAGTCAACCGCGAACTCGGAACTACAACCGCAGTAATTACTCATAATGCTGGTATTGCAGCAATGGCTGACAGGGTAATAACTATGCGTAGTGGCGAGATTACAAGTATTCATTGTAACGAGGTAAAGCTAGAGCCTGAAGAATTGGAATGGTAA
- a CDS encoding MgtC/SapB family protein, producing the protein MNTTTTLRLAIALAVGLIIGMERGWQSRDTPQGSRTAGVRSFTFVGLFGGLSALLAGKFGANILAVTFLGLVLIVAFSYRISAKGSQDFGITTELSLLIAFILGALAGIGLEGEAVASAVIVAALLGYKQEIHSILNQLQRRELIATLQLLIVAVVALPLLPNLNIGPWEALNPRTIGWIVLLIAGISYIGYFAMRIVGSRVGLLATAVIGGLVSSTAVTLAYARIAQKKQGSLALLGAGISLAGGIMAVRLLIEIGIVNPSLVPLLIIPVGLLAIVPLIAAAIIATRTTQNISSAEVKLRNPVELGAALGFAAVLSVLSVLVRAAQNLFGNTGIYILSGISGIADVDTVSLSLAQATHENLSLEIAATGILIAAMANTLFKALLATFIGGWLLGRWCATILLSALSLSLIAAFMVRG; encoded by the coding sequence ATGAATACCACAACTACATTACGATTGGCGATCGCCCTTGCTGTAGGTCTAATTATCGGCATGGAACGCGGTTGGCAAAGTAGAGACACTCCCCAAGGTTCTCGGACTGCGGGAGTCAGAAGCTTTACTTTCGTCGGGCTTTTTGGTGGGTTATCGGCACTTTTAGCAGGTAAATTCGGAGCAAATATTCTCGCGGTAACGTTTCTGGGGCTGGTATTAATAGTAGCTTTTTCCTATCGAATCAGCGCTAAGGGTTCTCAAGATTTCGGCATCACCACAGAACTATCGCTGCTGATTGCCTTTATTTTAGGAGCATTAGCGGGTATTGGACTGGAAGGAGAAGCGGTTGCTAGTGCTGTAATTGTAGCTGCACTATTAGGATACAAGCAAGAAATACACTCAATTCTCAATCAACTACAGCGGCGAGAGCTAATTGCTACACTGCAACTATTAATAGTGGCTGTTGTAGCGCTTCCACTACTGCCAAATCTTAATATTGGTCCTTGGGAAGCACTCAACCCTAGAACAATTGGTTGGATAGTACTGTTAATTGCAGGTATTTCCTATATTGGTTACTTTGCAATGCGAATTGTTGGTAGTCGCGTTGGTTTATTAGCAACTGCGGTAATTGGCGGATTAGTTTCATCAACTGCGGTGACATTAGCTTATGCAAGAATAGCTCAGAAAAAACAAGGTAGCTTAGCTTTGCTAGGAGCGGGTATTTCTCTTGCAGGCGGGATTATGGCTGTAAGGCTATTGATTGAAATCGGAATTGTTAATCCTTCTTTGGTTCCCTTACTAATAATTCCTGTTGGATTGCTGGCAATTGTTCCTCTGATTGCGGCAGCAATAATCGCAACTCGAACGACTCAAAACATATCATCAGCAGAAGTGAAGTTGAGAAATCCTGTTGAGTTAGGAGCTGCTTTAGGTTTTGCTGCGGTTTTGAGTGTTTTATCTGTACTTGTACGTGCTGCTCAAAATTTATTTGGCAATACAGGTATATACATACTTTCAGGAATATCGGGAATTGCTGATGTTGATACCGTAAGTTTATCTTTAGCTCAGGCTACTCATGAAAATTTGTCCCTTGAGATTGCTGCTACAGGAATTCTAATTGCTGCAATGGCAAATACTTTATTCAAAGCGCTGCTAGCAACATTTATCGGTGGATGGTTGTTAGGTAGGTGGTGCGCGACGATTTTGTTGAGTGCTTTGAGTTTAAGTTTAATTGCGGCGTTTATGGTGCGTGGCTAA
- a CDS encoding DUF4360 domain-containing protein, translated as MNNQNGRKTSINFVATLLATATLMAAMVAPALAAPKVRIVDDVGYGGSGCPDRSASVTVSPDAQELSILFDEFIADATKRKLRRKSCNLSIPIKVPQGFQISLYDADYRGYVAPATVARLRAEYFFAGQRGPVFSRNFRGEAEYFVRDPLATVANVWSRCGDSLNMRVNASMSARGKGIATVDSFDLAHRGLKYHIKYRSCNK; from the coding sequence ATGAATAATCAAAATGGACGTAAAACATCGATTAATTTTGTTGCAACTTTGTTGGCTACAGCAACGCTAATGGCTGCTATGGTTGCACCTGCTTTAGCTGCACCAAAAGTCAGAATTGTTGACGATGTTGGTTACGGCGGTAGCGGTTGCCCTGACAGGTCAGCCAGCGTTACTGTTAGTCCCGACGCTCAAGAATTAAGTATTTTGTTTGATGAATTCATCGCAGATGCAACTAAACGGAAACTTCGTCGTAAAAGCTGTAACTTATCAATTCCAATAAAAGTTCCTCAAGGGTTTCAAATCTCTCTCTATGATGCTGACTATCGAGGCTATGTAGCTCCTGCAACCGTCGCAAGACTCAGAGCAGAGTATTTCTTTGCCGGTCAACGCGGACCGGTTTTCAGCAGAAATTTCAGAGGTGAAGCCGAATATTTTGTTCGAGATCCCTTAGCAACTGTTGCCAATGTATGGTCGCGCTGTGGTGACAGTTTAAATATGCGAGTTAATGCATCAATGTCCGCTCGTGGCAAGGGAATTGCAACAGTTGACTCTTTCGACCTCGCGCATCGTGGTTTGAAGTACCATATTAAGTATCGTTCATGCAATAAATAA
- a CDS encoding NAD(P)/FAD-dependent oxidoreductase: MKTDYLILGSGLSGLVFGSLMAKSGKRVQVLEAHEYPGGFGHTFTMAKKYHFNAQLHYVWDCGEGKPVNQVLKKLDLDQDITFERYDPNGFDHMRMPNYALDIPSDSHELIRRLTDLFPEDAEQISKFVFEVKKTREGLKRLAPPVNPGELFTHFGEVSCAVRYLHSTLQDVFNRFKLPQAAQTLLASQWPDFLLPPNQLSFYAWVILFSGYQEGAYYPTRHFEAVIDGLVKAIVDNGGEIIFNTEVVNFLVEHKTVTGVEAINLITHQTSKFTADTVICNIDPKKAAKMIGYEKFSPTVQKKLNYEYSPSNYMAYCVVKDIDLRDYGFGKWNTFHTGHQDLNEAFHQMYEQHDYSNPSFAITTPTLLTTEERDCPEDCQIIEFLTVADYSYFQELKTHNKKAYRQKKEEILNSILDVVEKHYIPNIRQHLVFKITGSPTTNERFCHCPHGNSYGSSLTPKNMGTGRLNHQTSLKNLYFCNASSGYPGFAPTFWTGALLYQRLSGDKILTNS; encoded by the coding sequence ATGAAAACTGATTACTTGATTTTAGGTAGCGGTTTATCGGGGTTGGTGTTTGGCTCGCTGATGGCAAAATCTGGAAAGCGAGTGCAGGTTTTGGAAGCCCATGAGTACCCTGGTGGATTTGGTCATACTTTTACTATGGCTAAAAAATATCACTTTAATGCCCAACTTCATTATGTTTGGGATTGTGGTGAAGGTAAACCGGTAAATCAAGTCCTGAAAAAACTTGATTTAGACCAAGATATTACCTTTGAACGGTACGATCCAAATGGATTTGACCATATGAGAATGCCAAATTATGCTTTGGATATTCCCTCTGATTCTCATGAGTTGATTCGGCGACTTACAGATTTGTTTCCTGAAGATGCAGAGCAAATAAGTAAATTCGTTTTTGAAGTTAAAAAGACTAGAGAAGGATTAAAAAGACTAGCTCCTCCGGTGAATCCTGGGGAATTATTCACCCATTTCGGTGAAGTTAGCTGCGCCGTGAGATATCTGCACAGCACCCTACAAGATGTTTTTAATCGGTTCAAACTACCTCAAGCGGCGCAAACGCTTTTAGCTTCGCAATGGCCTGACTTTTTACTTCCACCAAATCAACTTTCTTTCTACGCTTGGGTAATTTTATTTTCAGGATATCAAGAAGGAGCTTATTATCCTACCCGTCATTTTGAAGCTGTAATTGACGGATTAGTCAAAGCGATTGTGGACAACGGTGGCGAGATTATTTTCAATACTGAAGTTGTAAATTTTCTAGTTGAGCATAAAACGGTGACGGGTGTTGAGGCTATAAATTTAATTACCCACCAAACTTCTAAATTTACTGCCGATACCGTCATTTGCAATATAGATCCGAAAAAAGCCGCCAAAATGATTGGATATGAAAAGTTTTCTCCGACGGTACAAAAAAAACTCAATTACGAATATTCTCCCTCTAACTACATGGCATACTGTGTAGTCAAAGATATTGACTTGCGAGACTATGGATTTGGTAAATGGAATACTTTTCATACAGGACATCAAGACTTGAATGAGGCATTTCATCAAATGTACGAGCAACACGATTACTCAAATCCTAGCTTTGCCATTACTACCCCCACGCTATTAACTACCGAGGAGCGCGATTGTCCGGAAGACTGTCAAATTATCGAGTTTCTAACTGTGGCTGACTACAGCTATTTTCAAGAACTTAAAACACACAATAAAAAAGCTTATCGGCAAAAGAAAGAGGAAATTTTAAACTCTATTCTAGATGTTGTCGAGAAGCACTATATTCCAAATATTCGGCAACACTTAGTCTTTAAAATTACCGGAAGTCCTACAACTAACGAACGTTTTTGTCATTGTCCTCATGGTAATTCCTATGGTTCTAGTCTCACACCTAAAAATATGGGAACTGGTCGATTAAATCATCAAACCTCTTTGAAAAATTTGTATTTTTGCAATGCTTCATCGGGTTATCCAGGATTTGCACCGACATTCTGGACGGGAGCGCTTTTATATCAAAGGCTGTCGGGAGACAAGATTTTAACTAACAGTTAA
- a CDS encoding DUF6544 family protein translates to MVIKILLIIAALFAFSSIAFYIKFLSERQEVNTIWHLLETKTSNNTFTTEMIAELPQPVQRYFLHAIEQGTPLANSVKLNMNGSFRLSADKPWLPMQAEQIIRAFKGFVWKAKIGSGLMKFIGSDYCFYNFARMRFSIWGIIPVINAHNQDITRSAIGRLAGESFWLPSALLPQNGVVWQAIDNNTIEASMKVDGESVNLTFTIDSDGKLLKVSVLRWGDKTEDGSHTYITFGGEVLEEKTFAGFTIPSQITAGWWFGTDKYFNFFRANIEKAEFC, encoded by the coding sequence ATGGTTATCAAAATTTTACTCATCATTGCTGCTCTATTTGCTTTCTCGTCAATCGCTTTTTACATCAAATTCTTATCAGAGCGTCAGGAAGTAAATACAATTTGGCATTTGTTAGAAACTAAAACAAGTAATAATACTTTCACTACAGAAATGATTGCAGAATTACCGCAACCCGTACAGCGTTACTTTCTCCACGCAATTGAACAGGGGACTCCCTTGGCTAACTCTGTAAAATTAAACATGAATGGTAGTTTTAGGCTATCTGCCGATAAACCTTGGCTACCTATGCAAGCTGAACAAATTATTCGTGCATTCAAAGGATTTGTTTGGAAAGCCAAGATTGGTAGCGGTTTAATGAAATTTATTGGTAGTGATTATTGCTTTTATAATTTTGCTCGAATGCGATTTTCGATATGGGGAATCATTCCTGTTATAAATGCCCACAATCAAGATATTACTCGCTCTGCTATTGGTAGACTAGCGGGAGAATCTTTCTGGCTACCTTCAGCTTTATTGCCGCAAAATGGTGTAGTTTGGCAAGCTATTGATAATAATACTATCGAAGCCAGCATGAAAGTTGATGGCGAGTCTGTAAATTTGACTTTTACTATCGACTCAGACGGTAAGCTGTTAAAAGTCTCTGTACTGCGTTGGGGAGATAAAACAGAGGATGGTAGCCATACTTATATTACCTTCGGCGGAGAAGTTTTAGAAGAAAAGACATTTGCAGGATTTACAATTCCTTCTCAAATTACCGCAGGCTGGTGGTTTGGTACGGATAAATACTTTAATTTCTTTCGTGCAAATATTGAAAAAGCTGAATTTTGTTAA
- a CDS encoding CP12 domain-containing protein, with product MLRAADIMTTDVATVRGSATVEQAVKLMQAREWHALIVERRHDQDAYGIITEADIVYKVIAFGKDPAKVRVYEIMSKPCIVVNPDLGVEYVARLFAEHRLLRAPVIQGKLLGIISLVDIINESQFIESPRLTILEQELQDAIQQARATCSQTSPGSEECIIAWDIVDKLQAEIAHQEAKKISKTAFEEYCEEFPEATKNRMYDTWCSG from the coding sequence ATGTTGAGAGCAGCAGACATTATGACTACAGATGTTGCTACTGTTCGCGGTTCCGCAACTGTGGAACAAGCAGTTAAATTAATGCAAGCAAGAGAATGGCACGCATTAATTGTAGAACGTCGTCACGACCAAGATGCATACGGAATTATTACAGAAGCCGATATAGTTTATAAAGTAATTGCTTTTGGTAAAGACCCCGCTAAAGTGCGCGTCTACGAAATCATGAGTAAACCCTGTATAGTAGTCAACCCTGATTTGGGTGTAGAATACGTAGCGCGTTTATTTGCCGAACATCGCTTACTTAGGGCACCTGTAATTCAAGGAAAATTACTAGGTATAATTTCACTTGTCGATATCATCAATGAAAGTCAGTTTATCGAATCACCTCGGCTGACTATATTAGAACAAGAACTTCAAGATGCAATTCAACAAGCTCGTGCTACTTGCAGTCAAACATCTCCAGGCTCGGAAGAATGTATTATTGCTTGGGATATTGTTGACAAACTGCAAGCAGAAATTGCACACCAGGAAGCAAAGAAAATTTCTAAAACAGCCTTTGAAGAGTATTGTGAGGAATTTCCAGAAGCTACGAAAAATCGGATGTATGATACCTGGTGTAGTGGGTAA
- a CDS encoding MBL fold metallo-hydrolase: MATQIKPINLLLPLNLGSVNCYLLQNGTDYILIDTGSSNIRTEIEGVLKSAGCKPGNLKLIILTHGDFDHTGNAAYLRNRFATKIAMHSSDSGMLERGDMFFNRKKPNILLGIMLPIIPIIFGFGNLEKCKPDLYLDDGYDLSKYGFDAKVIDLPGHSKGSIGILLEGTGDLFCGDLLENIDKPAFSSIIDDLEAANSSVEKLKSLKINTVYPGHGEPFAMKLFADNNKQIKQKGKSI, from the coding sequence GTGGCTACTCAAATCAAACCCATTAACTTATTGCTACCTTTAAATTTAGGTAGCGTCAACTGTTACCTTTTACAAAACGGTACTGACTATATTCTGATTGACACCGGAAGTTCAAATATACGTACAGAGATTGAGGGAGTGCTTAAAAGTGCAGGTTGTAAACCGGGAAATCTCAAGCTAATTATTCTAACACATGGAGATTTTGACCATACGGGAAATGCTGCTTACCTCCGTAATAGGTTCGCGACAAAAATAGCCATGCATTCCAGCGATTCAGGAATGCTCGAACGCGGAGATATGTTTTTCAACAGAAAGAAGCCCAATATTTTGCTCGGAATCATGCTTCCGATTATTCCAATCATCTTCGGATTTGGTAACTTGGAAAAATGTAAACCAGATTTATATCTCGACGATGGATATGATTTATCTAAATATGGATTTGACGCTAAAGTGATTGATCTTCCAGGACATTCTAAAGGTTCAATAGGAATTCTACTAGAGGGAACAGGGGATTTATTTTGTGGCGATTTGCTCGAAAACATAGATAAACCAGCTTTTAGTTCTATTATCGACGATTTAGAAGCAGCAAATAGCAGTGTAGAAAAATTGAAAAGTTTAAAAATAAATACAGTATATCCCGGACATGGCGAGCCATTTGCGATGAAACTGTTCGCGGACAATAATAAGCAAATAAAACAAAAGGGAAAATCAATTTAA